The genomic interval AAGCGTCCAATGAATAAATCTTCACTGACATCATCATGCTCACCTTCATCCAAACTTTTTTTCAAGGTGGTAATGATTTTTTCATGGCCTTCTAAAAGTTGGGATACCATGTCTTTCCAATGCAGTTGACCTGTAGACTCTTTTATTTGGGTTAGCTGCATGTATTCTTGATATGAGCCCGGGGCATAGTCGCCTAAGGCTTTGATACGTTCTGCAATAACATCAATGGCTGCAAAAAACTCATTGTATTGCGCTTCAAATAAGGTG from bacterium carries:
- a CDS encoding DNA starvation/stationary phase protection protein gives rise to the protein MTTKETLRQLLADSYTLNLKTQNYHWNVTGPMFSSLHTLFEAQYNEFFAAIDVIAERIKALGDYAPGSYQEYMQLTQIKESTGQLHWKDMVSQLLEGHEKIITTLKKSLDEGEHDDVSEDLFIGRLEVHEKTAWMLRSILAD